A DNA window from Ictalurus punctatus breed USDA103 chromosome 11, Coco_2.0, whole genome shotgun sequence contains the following coding sequences:
- the ttc22 gene encoding tetratricopeptide repeat protein 22: MEESTDEDLESLIEGLAFIPGHFHMPLNLNIEPSGPATLRLRDTQIKRENLRAELEAETGRLQYAIRNMLGLLAYHLEELDEAEEVFHSICQEDPGNLNAWANLAHVYEQLGRDGEESECLERVKILMDLEANESPTDSRLRAARCLIEQAFAQPHDVELDREEHLQERLTTALTLYNRALHYGGELVPQEEKWSWYFKMATIHIKLYGIVNDSKDLEYTRLAHFNKGLTLLVETLKSDTTHIKALAWCYIGLMLERKDEFSTIPMSVHDCGLSGSEPLSCYGSGIKLATDDAFTLNQLANVFFWSGKYEMSMGVCNMALNVLPDAELNWKAYCTRAKLKITNYVKALEQAKLGLSGIPDRQDLREARADLERVLSVQPCLRTHLEMGQVYYYMGVDAVKESIMVDEMSVNQALVSLSQALKCPMGSTLPELQLLRGRCLLLKGEEENAIDCFRQSLELERPRSSEQQALHFLLEALLTSFAKSTGNISHILSQLEECVKQAEERHGTDIVRVELRLLCRTYTDEVAELSRELVKKGKLGMVRRLLQSIQPQDKLPLGRSLSV; this comes from the exons ATGGAGGAGAGCACAGACGAGGACCTTGAGTCTCTGATTGAAGGCTTGGCCTTCATCCCTGGACACTTTCACATGCCGCTGAATCTAAACATCGAGCCAAGTGGGCCAGCCACCCTGCGCCTCCGTGACACGCAGATAAAACGCGAGAACCTACGGGCTGAGCTCGAGGCTGAGACGGGTAGGTTGCAGTATGCTATACGAAACATGCTAGGCTTGCTAGCCTACCATCTTGAAGAGCTAGAtgaagctgaggaggttttCCATAGCATCTGCCAGGAGGATCCAGGAAACCTCAATGCTTGGGCCAACCTAGCCCATGTGTACGAGCAGCTCGGGAGGGACGGTGAGGAGAGCGAGTGTCTAGAACGCGTGAAAATTCTCATGGACCTGGAGGCCAATGAGAGCCCAACAGATAGCAGACTCAGGGCAGCACGATGCCTGATAGAGCAGGCTTTTGCCCAGCCTCATGATGTGGAGCTGGATCGAGAAGAACACCTGCAGGAAAGACTGACCACCGCACTCACCTTGTATAATCGAGCTCTTCATTATGGAGGTGAACTG GTACCTCAAGAAGAGAAGTGGAGCTGGTATTTCAAAATGGCAACAATTCACATAAA ATTGTATGGTATTGTCAATGATTCCAAGGATTTAGAGTATACTAGGCTTGCGCACTTCAACAAAGGTCTGACACTGCTAGTAGAGACTCTAAAATCAGACACGACACACATCAAAG CACTTGCCTGGTGTTACATTGGTCTCATGCTTGAGAGGAAGGACGAGTTCTCCACTATCCCAATGTCAGTTCATGACTGTGGCCTGTCTGGATCTGAGCCGCTGTCGTGCTATGGATCG GGAATCAAACTGGCCACAGATGATGCATTCACATTGAATCAGCTAGCCAATGTGTTTTTTTGGTCAGGTAAATATGAGATGTCAATGGGCGTCTGTAACATGGCCCTGAATGTGCTGCCTGATGCAGAGCTAAACTGGAAAGCATACTGCACTCGAGCTAAG CTTAAAATCACAAACTATGTTAAGGCCTTGGAGCAGGCAAAGCTGGGACTGAGTGGGATTCCTGACCGTCAGGACCTGAGAGAGGCCCGAGCTGACCTTGAGCGGGTGCTGAGTGTTCAGCCATGTCTCAGGACTCACCTAGAGATGGGACAG GTCTACTACTACATGGGTGTGGATGCTGTGAAGGAGAGTATAATGGTGGATGAGATGTCGGTGAATCAGGCTTTGGTCAGCCTTTCACAGGCCTTGAAGTGCCCAATGGGTTCCACTCTGCCAGAACTACAGCTCCTGCGTGGCCGGTGCTTGCTGCTtaaaggagaagaggagaatGCCATCGACTGCTTCAGACAATCACTGGAGCTGGAGCGACCTAGAAGCTCTGAGCAGCAGGCGCTGCACTTCCTGCTGGAGGCTCTGTTGACCAGTTTCGCCAAGAGCACAGGGAACATCAGTCACATTTTATCCCAGTTGgaggaatgtgtaaagcagGCTGAGGAGAGACATGGCACGGACATTGTCCGGGTAGAGCTCAGGCTGTTGTGCAGGACATACACTGATGAAGTGGCAGAGCTGTCAAGGGAGCTTGTGAAGAAGGGGAAGTTGGGAATGGTGAGGAGACTGCTGCAGAGCATACAGCCTCAAGATAAACTACCTCTGGGCAGATCTCTGTCTGTGTAA
- the ttc4 gene encoding tetratricopeptide repeat protein 4, giving the protein MASQAHEEESDDGMDEFMEKFKTCKYQNAFSESNWEEEFDKVPMFMKAAPEDIDPIKHPDLACIQSIIHDDDGPPDEQAKRLKDEGNEYFKEKNYQKAIVSYTAGLKKNSADSDLNAVLYTNRAAAHFHLGNMRSALNDATAAWKLKPGHIKAIIRGAQCCMELHNYTDALQWCDEGLKVQPTDKKLLELRASADKQKRAAERDARKAKAKEKKEQKEKGALLAAIKERGIRLLKAKKAQHKGSHSEDDGDEGSTAAMAELSLDGLSSQEVTGAQVYLDEQGVLHWPVLFLYPEHRQTDFVSAFCENSSFIDHLTVMFGEELPPWDTDRKYKPQNLQLFLEDHRKGHLYEVDLETSLLDILQRPWCFIKEGTPSFIILVKGSPFCKQFLSGKKVHRKK; this is encoded by the exons CTGGGAGGAG GAGTTTGATAAAGTGCCCATGTTCATGAAGGCTGCTCCAGAGGACATAGACCCCATTAAACATCCTGATCTTGCCTGTATCCAATCCATTATACATGATGATGACGGACCACCTGATG AGCAAGCAAAGCGTCTAAAGGACGAGGGCAATGAGTATTTTAAGGAAAAGAACTATCAGAAAGCTATAGTGTCCTACACAGCAGGCCTGAAAAAAAACTCGGCCGACTCGGACTTAAACGCTGTCCTTTATACCAATCGTGCTGCAGCCCACTTCCATCTAG GAAATATGCGATCAGCTTTGAATGATGCAACTGCTGCATGGAAACTGAAACCAGGCCACATTAAAGCCATCATCAGAG GAGCCCAGTGCTGTATGGAGCTGCATAATTATACAGATGCATTGCAGTGGTGTGATGAAGGCCTCAAGGTTCAGCCTACCGATAAGAAACTGCTGGAGCTCAGAGCTAGTGCAGACAAACAGAAG AGGGCTGCAGAACGAGATGCCAGAAAGGCCAAAGCTAAAGAGAAAAAGGAGCAGAAGGAGAAAGGAGCACTGTTGGCTGCTATTAAG GAGCGTGGCATTAGGCTTCTAAAAGCTAAGAAGGCTCAGCATAAGGGCTCTCACAgtgaggatgatggtgatgaaggaTCCACAGCAGCCATGGCAGAGTTGAGTTTGGATGGACTGAGCTCTCAGGAAGTCACAGGAGCACAGGTGTACCTGGATGAGCAGGGCGTCCTCCACTGGCCTGTTCTGTTCCTTTACCCTGAGCACAGACAGACCGACTTCGTCTCAGCCTTCTGTGAAAACTCCAG TTTTATAGATCACTTAACAGTCATGTTTGGAGAGGAACTTCCTCCATGGGACACAGACAGAAAATATAAGCCACAAAATCTTCAG ctgtttcttgaagatcaCAGGAAGGGGCACTTGTATGAAGTGGATCTGGAGACATCTCTTCTAGACATCCTACAGCGTCCATG GTGCTTTATAAAGGAAGGAACTCCAAGCTTCATCATATTGGTAAAAGGGTCGCCATTTTGTAAACAGTTTTTATCGGGAAAGAAAGTCCatagaaagaaatga